The DNA segment attttatttaatgaacTCAATTTAACCCTTAATTTACAAATCCCACCTCCTACCTTAGTCTTTTCGAAACATATTTTGAGTGTAACAATTAGGAACCAATCGCCACAAATTCTACCACATGACATGTCTCTTTGTCTAAGAACTACAATATACACTGGAGACCATGTTTCACctagaaacatatatatttatatgtagcCTATTAAATCAGTAAAGgtatatatatacgtatattaacaaaaatatatacctATCtagatataaattttagatCTTGGCAAATCtcgatttattattattttattgaagtAGATAGAAACTTTATGATAGAAATGAGAAAGAAAGGTTTATATATACAGCCACCAAATTCTATCTAGTCCACAAGAATATTTCTCTCTCTCACAACAGTCAACCCAGTCTTATTAAATAGAGAAAGTAAGAGAGCCAAGAGATTGGCCTAGGTTAAGGGGGATGCCTACGTAAACaactataagaattatatttttatccaCAACTTAGAGGAAAGTATACTACAAAGAGAGAAGGTGAGGAAAGGAAAGTGATCATATCGTAAAGGACTGATGATGAGAAACGTAGGAAGTTCGAGCTCCGGCAGCAAAGGCATAGCGGCGGTGGTCGGCGTAGGTCCAAAGCTAGGCCGTTCAGTCGCTCGAAAGTTCGCACATGAAGGCTACACCGTCGCCATTCTCGCCCGCGATCTAGGTTTGAGTCCTCTTACTCTTTTGTATCGATTTCTCTCTACTCATACATACAGATACGCACACACATAAACTAGCAGAGATTCAATGTACATGTATATGTATGTGTGCCTTTCTAATGCgccctcggaattttccttcTCTGTTTATTATATTCCAAAATTGCGgcagtttttctttttaaaaggagttattttagattttttttttcttattagatATAATTAAGTCAAAGGtgttttctaatatattttttgaatgtaAATTTTGTTAGAAAGATTTCAGATTTGCTAACAAGACTTCGAGTTTTACATCATTACATTTCTGTAGGCTTAATTGGTTGGCAACCAGTCtatatttttaacaaatgtttaaaaaaaaataaacaaaattgacTGTGTAAGTTTTACTCTGAGTTACATTGATTGGTAACTACTACATATAACAGACTAAAGTTTTCTTCTTATACATTAAATAACACATAGCAAAGAAGCTTTATCAGTTTCTGCAACATGCTAGCTGAACTAAGCTTTTTAGAACAAGTTGACTGAAAACTTATCTAATTAAATTGAAATAATTTCAGAATATTCGACAAAAATACTTGAAACAGTTGGATTTTTATTCTTCATCCTGTTCagtaatgaaaaaatatttacttactTGATTTCTATTTAATGTTAAGATTTTTTGTCCATTTAAGtcttttttggtgtaaatgttaaatGTCCATTTAAGTCTTACCTCTTTCATTCCACTTTAATACCTTCTCTCATATTCTTACTCCAGCTTTTTACCAGTCACACCCATGTACTTATATTAATCACTAAGCGGTGCTAAATAGAAATATAATACTTCAACCAGTTCTCGTGATATATATGGTCGGCTGAATTGTGCAGGCAGGTTATCTCGAGTGGCTGAAGAGATAGCGAGAGAAGAGAAAGCGCAAGTGTTTGCTATAAGAATTGATTGTGCTGATCCAAGAAGCGTAAGAGAAGCTTTCGAAGGAGTGCTGTCGTTAGGGTTTGTTGAGGTTTTGGTGTACAATGCTTATCACTCGTCTTCTTCTTACACAAGTCACCATCCCACTTCATTCACCCACATTCCTTTCCAATCTTTTCATACTTCTCTTTCTGTCTCTGTCTTCGCTGCATTCCTGTGCGCCCAACAGGTATACCTTTGTCTTCAAATTGCTAATTTTCTGTATTTTATGGCGATTTTGTTATGATAATGTGTCTCGGCCTACAATTTATCCACTTATGGAAAAAAAACTCGTTATTATTAATGGAGTAATAGACTTGCAATATTTTGGTTAAAACGAATAAGATCATTTATGTTGTAACTATGATTTTATTTGTAGATTTAATCATTTGTTGATGTATACTAGGTGTGTATAATATTGCTTTTATTTTATGTGGGTAATCTTTAGCCAGGAGTGAGTGATTTCCACATTTCAAACTTTTTTGATACATTTAATCAATTGTTGAGGTACTAGTtgtgtaaaatttattataaaaaattatttattttctgtgaTTTAGCTTTTAGTCTGTAGGGTATATAAGTAATATTGAGTGATTTCGACAATTCTATTTTTATGTaaaggttgacaaaaaaaacaagagaattTTACGTATAGATAATttctattgtttttttattcgTAACTTGATAATTTGTATTGTTGTACGGCTTTAAAttcatttgattttatttaaaaggTTATTCCCGGGATGATGGAGAAAGGGAAAGGAACTATACTCTTCACCGGTTGCTCGGCGTCATTGAATGGCGTTGCTGGTTTCTCCGAGCTATGTAATTctcttttgaatattttaatatcTGTAAAACGAAAATATGCTTTTAATATTGGATATTAATAACtaaagaaatatttgaaaatggaATAGGCTGTGGAAAATTTGCGCTGAGGGCACTTTCTCAATGCTTAGCAAGAGAATATCAAGCTTTTGGAATTCATGTGGCTCATGTTATCATCGACGGTGTGGTTGGTCCTCCAAGGTACTTAAGTTATATGGTCAttaattacaatatatatatatatatatatatatatatattatactacaAATTATCTACAAAAGTAGGGAAAATAATAGAAGATGAAATTAGAACCACAAAATCTGTATAGAAAGGTGTTTTAAACTTTTCCTACCTTCCACAAACGGCATTGTTCTGATCCGAACccaaaagattctaagaatcgcTAATATATGAAGAACCTTTTCACTATCGGACTTTACCAGACAAAAGTTTTAATTGGCACATTAAGCATTTGAAGATCTAAGAAACAAATAGGATCGGATGAGATAAAATTCCGGAAAATGTATTTTCAGAGAAACAAACATCCCACCGAGAGGAGTGGTCGCAGAGCAATCATACAACTGTAGAAGCgaagatggagaaggagaaggcgAAAGCTCAGGAGTGATGGGAATGGATCCTGATGTATTGGCTCAAACATATTGGAGCCTTCACGTTCAAGATCGGAGAGCTTGGACTCAAGAACTCGATATCCGACCATCAAACACAAGGTTCTAGTAGTTAAATATGATTTGAttcgattaaaaaaatatatatgatttgattttttgggTTTCTGATTTTTTTCGATGTTATTTTGGTCGTATGGTATGTGGTAAGTATGTGAGATCATTTGATATGTATATTCTTGCATTTGGAATGTCCATTAAGTATGTTATAAAAGGGGTTGGTTTGTGATTGGTGTGAATGATCTATCAATCTCATAACTTTTGGATTTTTAGTTTGCATGACTTATTGGTCTTGTCGGGTAAGGTTTAATCTTTAATTGTGGCGTTTAAGTTCAAAAGGGTACAAATGACTCCGTGTTTAAATTTAGGACACAAGAACAGATCCGACATGTCATGTGAATGGACATAATCTGATTGATTACAAATCCAAATATGGACCCCCTTTAAAGAAGCAATCGTCCTTTAAGTGTTGTCACGTCCAAGAACTTCTCGGGGTCCATTTGTTTCACAGAAGAGTAAAACGTTGAATGACAATCATCAAAAGATTATGAATATAGAGATATacaaaaagataataataagTTTTGATCAACAAGACACAGAGAATTCTTTTATTGACATACACAAGTCACCAGACTTGAGAACAAGTCACAAGACTTGAGAACAAGTCACCAGACTTGAGAACAAGTCACCAGACTTGAGAACAAGTCACCAGACTTGAGAACCAGACTTGGAAACCAAACTTGAGATGCAGCCTTGCAAGTTCAAACTCGCCCAAGATGTGTTCAAAGGTCAACCAGACCGTTGGAAAGATCAGAAACAAGTTGGAGTTCTAAATTACTTAAAGTCACATGATCTATTTagaggagagagaaagaaagagctGTTGAGGTGTTGTCCCTTTCAACTCATCTTGCAGCATCattctttattatttatctCTTTGTTTGTATCCCATCTTTGAGCCTTTAAATATTGTAACATTGTGAACTAAATGaattaaaggaaaaaatatcCTTCTTTACTCTATCTCTTTTACTCTTgatttactctctctctctctccctctctctcttgttcttgagCATTATCACTCTTGTTCTTCATtttctaacatggtatcagagcattaaGCTCCTGATTACCTCAAACACTTCCGCAAAACTCACTCTGTTACTTCATTTCTCTTGATTCTCTATTTTATTTCACAAATTtctctacagatttttttttatccagTGGATAATAAATCTgagttcttgagtgttcttgagtattttcttcaaatttctTGGATGTGCTCACTCTGTTCTGTCTCTAATCTTATTTCTTGAGAGTTTATCTTATTTCTAAGCTTGAGATCTCTCAGTTACAGAACTAATTTCTCTCAAATCCAGtttgaaatttcaaaatattcttGAGAAAAAATGGAGCAGTACAGAGCAATTCACATTCCAGTCACACTCAAGGGACCAGGAAACTATATTACCTGGTCTAGGATGGCCAGGACAGCCCTTGGAGGTAGAGGTCTTTGGGAGCATGTCTCTTCAAGTTCAGCTCCAAAGAAAATCACCCAAGGAGAAGATGGTAAGGAGGTTGTAGTGGTAGATGAAGGCAAATGGGTTCAAGAAGATCTCATGGTGCTGTCTACCTTGCAAAGCTCTCTTGATGGTCCTCTTATGGATTCTTACTCACATTGTACCACCACAAAACAGTTGTGGGATACTTTGCACAAGGTATATGGCAACACTTCAAATCTCACCAGAATCTTTGAAGTGAAGAGAGCCATCAACAACTTACAACAAGAAGAAGGAGACTTCACCAAGCACCTTGGGAAGTATAGTCAGCTGTGGTCTGAGCTGGAGATGCTAAGGCCAAGCACCAATGACCCTGACACACTTGAAGCCAGGCGTGAGCAAGACAAGACCTTTGGACTACTTCTCACACTCAGCCCAAGCTTCAATGATGTGGTGAAACATATATTGAGAGACAAGGAGCTTCCATGCTATGATGAAGTGTGTGCTCAACTTCAAAAGGAGATAGGCTCAGATGGTCTTTTTGGAGGTGGAAAAGGAGGTCTTTTTATGGCACACAAGGCTGAGAATATGGGAAATGCATCAGCTAACAAAGCTTACTTCAAGCCAAGGGGAGGAGTAGACAAAACAGTGACTTGTGAACATTGCAAGAAGCAAGGACACTCCAAAACCAACTGTTGGATCCTCCATCTTCATCTCAGGCCAGCCTCAGCCAATAAATACAACCATGCCAGAGCCCATGAAGCAAGAGCTCAGGAGCATCCAGCACCAAGCTACATACACATGGGAGATGGTGGGAGAGCCTTTGTCTCTACAACCCACACTGGTACCTCCACCTATCATGCCATGCCTCAGCCATCTCATGAGGATGCATTCATCAGGAAGTCAGACATTGAGGCCTTGATCAAGGCTCTCAATGCAAATTCTGGTAACCGAAGTATTAATGCTTTAAATTCTATTCACACTGAACCACACACTGCTAGGCCAATGATCATTGATTCaggagcttctcatcacatgattagggATGCTAGACTAATTAGTGATATTAAACCAGCTCTAGGAAGTGTtgtgattgcaaatggtgatagaattccAATTAAAGGAGTAGGAAATCTGAATCTGTTTGATAAAGAATCTCAAGCCTTTTATATGCCTACATTTACCTCTAATCTTTTATCTGTGAAAAGAGccactaatgatttaaattgcaatattatttttagtcctaatgatgtgtgctttcaggatattgagacaaGTAATATGCTAGGCAAAGGTGTGAGCAAGGGAGAGCTGTATTTCCTTGAAGATGCCAAGCTTAGATCAGATTCTACTTATGCATTTACTTCTGCCTCTGTTTTAGCTAATGATGTGttatggcatgctagattaggccACCCTCATTTTCATGCTTTGCAACTGATGTTACCTAATCTATCTCttaaaaatgaaacttgtgaggcttgtattctTGGTAAACATCATAAATCTGTTTTTTCTTCATCTATGACTATGTATGAGAATTGttttgatctagttcactctgatgtttggactgctccttgtgtttctagagaaaaccatagatattttgtgacattcatagatgagaaatcAAAATATACTTGGCTCACATTGATTCAAAGTAAAAATAGAGTTTTAGAAGCTTTTATTAACTTTCAAAactatgtaactaaccatttcaATTCCAAGATCAAAATTTTTAGGTCGGATAATGggggagaatacactagcaatgcctTCAAACAACACTTAGCAAAACATGGAATTATTCACCAGACAAGCTGTCcatacacaccacaacaaaatggagtggctgagagaaagaatcgcCACCTTATGGAGGTTGCAAGAAGCATGATGTTTCACAccaatgttccaaagagattttggggagatgctgtGGTTTCTGcatgctatctcatcaatagaatCCCAACCAGAGTCCTCAAAGATGTCTCTCCATTTCAGGTATTGAACAAAACTAAGCCTCCTATTGATCActtgcgtgtgtttgggtgtgtgtgctatgtgtTGCTACCAGGTGAGCAAAGGACCAAGCTTGATCCCAAGAGTATCAAAGCtatgttcataggatactctcacacacagaaaggatacaagtgttaCCTGCCAAACTCAAGAAGGGTAATGGTCTCAAGGGATGTCAAGTTTGTGGAATCAAAGGGGTACTATGATGAGAAGAGCTGGGAAAACCTTAGGGATCTTTCACATGGACCATCTGATAGAGCAAACAACCTGAAGATCATCCTGGAAAGTTTAGGAATCAGTAAGCCTCAGAGCAGTGAGGCGCATAGAACCTCTCCATCAACACCAGTGGCTGTAACTAATGAAGAAGCAGTACCGATTGTTGAGCCAGTCCAtcctgatcatgaggggggcaaTGAGCATGAATCAACACCAGAAACACCAGAAGATGATTCAGCATCAGTTCATGATCAAGATGGAGCTGAATCTGATCAGTCTAGTAGAGATCAGTATGATGGTGATCAAGGACAGGAAGAAGCAGTGGTAGAAGAGCAGATTCAACCATTGAGGAGAAGTATTAGAGTGAGGAAACCATCCAAGTGGGTCGACACCAGAGTATACTTCAACAGTAATGCAGTGGCTCATCCTATCCAAGCAACCTGCTCCTTTGCAAGCTATCCTCAAGAGCATATAGCTTTCATCACCAACCTGGATCAAGAATATGTTCCAAagacttatgaagaagctatggagGATGATGAGTGGAGAGAGTCTGTTGGAGATGAAGTTGGAGCCatgatcaaaaatgatacttggtatgaaaCTGAGCTTCCGAAAGGAAAGAAAGCAGTCACCAGTCGCCTactcttcaccatcaagtacttGGCAAATGGAAAGCCAGAAAGGAGAAAgacaaggctagttgcaagaggatacactcaaatctatggagaagactatctggatacctttgcaccagtagctaagctccACACTATAAGGATTGTTCTCTCCTTGGCTGTGAACTTGGAATGGGATTTATGGCAGATGGATGTTAAGAATGcttttctacaaggagagctagaggatgagGTTTACATGAGACCACCACCTGGTATGGAAGACATGGTCAAGCCAGGAAATGTCCTAAGATTAAAGAAGGCCATCTATGGTTTaaaacaatcaccaagagccTGGTATCACAAACTgagtacaactctcaatggAAGAGGGTTTGTAAAATCAGAAGCTGATCATACTCTCTTCACCCTCACAAGCAAGCAAGGAATTGTGGTGATTCTAatctatgtggatgatatcatcatcacaggaagcaataaggaaggtatcatctCTACTAAAGCTTTTCTTAAATCTAGCTTTGATATTAAAGATTTGGGTGAGCTAAAGTACTTTCTAGGGATAGAAATATGTCGCTCTAAAGAGGGGCTTTTCTTATCTCAAAGAAAGtacacacttgatcttttaaatGAGGCAGGAAAGCTTGGAGCAAGAGTAGCTAAGACACCACTTGAAGAGGGTTACAAagtcttgcgtgagggggagattgaggacACTCCTTTTGGCGACTTTAAGCTCTATAGAagaatggttgggaagctgatctatctcaCCATTACAAGACCAGACatctgctttgctgtgaatcaagtcagCCAGTATATGCAAGCACCAAAGGTTCACCATTGGAATATGGTGGAGAGGATCATGAGATATCTAAGGGAGGCTCCTGGTCAAGGtgtttggatgggttgcaacAAGAGCACTGAGATTGTaggatattgtgatgcagattgggctggagatagagtgGATAGGAGGTCTACTACTGGTTATTGCACTTTTATAGGAGGCAatctggttacttggaagagcaagaagcagaaggtggtatcatgttcaagtgctgagGCAGAATACAGAGCAATGAGGAAGCTGACCAGTGAGCTCATTTGGATCAGAAACTTGCTAAGGGACTTGGGCATAGAGACAACAACACCAATTACAATGCACTGTGATAACCAAGCAGCCATTCATATAGCTTcaaactcagtgtttcatgagaggacaaagcatattgaagtggattgtcacaaggttAGACAAGCTGTGGAGCAGAAGATCATTCTACCTTGCTACACTAGAAGTGAAGACCAGCTAGCTGATATCTTCACTAAAGGAGCAAGCACCAAAGTCTGTGAGTTCATCCATCcaagattgggactcatagactTGCCTAGATCATGATCCTCTTAAGCCATGAAGcatctactctttttcctcttgtgtgtttttgtcccattgggtttttcACACAAGAGTTTTTAATGAGGGATGTCTTCATGGGTTTCAAGCTCAACCATACCTTATAGTTAAGCTTGAGGAGGAGTATTGAGATACACAAGTCACCAGACTTGAGAACAAGTCACAAGACTTGAGAACAAGTCACCAGACTTGAGAACAAGTCACCAGACTTGAGAACCAGACTTGGAAACCAAACTTGAGATGCAGCCTTGCAAGTTCAAACTCGCCCAAGATGTGTTCAAAGGTCAACCAGACCGTTGGAAAGATCAGAAACAAGTTGGAGTTCTAAATTACTTAAAGTCACATGATCTATTTAGaggagagaggaagaaagaGCTGTTGAGGTGTTGTCCCTTTCAGCTCATCTTGCAGCATCattctttattatttatctCTTTGTTTGTATCCCATCTTTGAGCCTTTAAATATTGTAACATTGTGAACTAAATGaattaaaggaaaaaatatcCTTCTTTACTCTATCTCTTTTACTCTTgatttactctctctctctctctctccctctctctcttgttcttgagCATTATCACTCTTGTTCTTCATTTTCTaacatctttgactacacatgaaTTGAGCTACCACTGGGTTCTTGTATTGCCTGAAGGAGGCCACACAAATAGTACACTAAAGAAGTGTCAACTCTCTGATGAAGCCTAGCTAAGGTGTGAAGAGAACAAAATTTCCTACCAAAACAAATTCTCGACATCCCTCACTGGCACTAAGTTAAG comes from the Brassica rapa cultivar Chiifu-401-42 chromosome A01, CAAS_Brap_v3.01, whole genome shotgun sequence genome and includes:
- the LOC103828141 gene encoding 3-oxoacyl-[acyl-carrier-protein] reductase FabG isoform X1, which encodes MMRNVGSSSSGSKGIAAVVGVGPKLGRSVARKFAHEGYTVAILARDLGRLSRVAEEIAREEKAQVFAIRIDCADPRSVREAFEGVLSLGFVEVLVYNAYHSSSSYTSHHPTSFTHIPFQSFHTSLSVSVFAAFLCAQQVIPGMMEKGKGTILFTGCSASLNGVAGFSELCCGKFALRALSQCLAREYQAFGIHVAHVIIDGVVGPPRETNIPPRGVVAEQSYNCRSEDGEGEGESSGVMGMDPDVLAQTYWSLHVQDRRAWTQELDIRPSNTRF
- the LOC103828141 gene encoding 3-oxoacyl-[acyl-carrier-protein] reductase FabG isoform X2, which codes for MMRNVGSSSSGSKGIAAVVGVGPKLGRSVARKFAHEGYTVAILARDLGRLSRVAEEIAREEKAQVFAIRIDCADPRSVREAFEGVLSLGFVEVLVYNAYHSSSSYTSHHPTSFTHIPFQSFHTSLSVSVFAAFLCAQQVIPGMMEKGKGTILFTGCSASLNGVAGCGKFALRALSQCLAREYQAFGIHVAHVIIDGVVGPPRETNIPPRGVVAEQSYNCRSEDGEGEGESSGVMGMDPDVLAQTYWSLHVQDRRAWTQELDIRPSNTRF